In a single window of the Drosophila miranda strain MSH22 chromosome XL, D.miranda_PacBio2.1, whole genome shotgun sequence genome:
- the LOC108165139 gene encoding uncharacterized protein LOC108165139: MATPKGRDRDTEYMATPTGITSVGVGVGVRRPTARATAGIQRRRVVKKHIQQKYMLCGFAIHAFLATPAYLYGNVVESDKDLVLRIWPAIVYQATGELCRSIMEHLDTEYGGRSRETTQYRRVFLLATLIACLSLMVSGILFSSAWIVVTTTTQAVAIIFYGCFAGIGSSLYLWKTHVILEAVRPREDKYVRKTIHLCGEAFCQLFLSFVFTSLRTLYGTAQSIVLMSALLVNLIPLSLIITKHREDAFTTKRISVIKAETGFAALPLRAALAANLVADQMDGLETLSWRNPATEMVAMVGGPTPGAAVVAAAVVDTHSNYMLATDEAYVTYVNPNGVEIMEIIPEEDETVSMMRSSNATIDNYGMSVSQMSHKSLSNGRLYPPQSPLNPHPGTGTGNSSPLPPNHANLHRIRRMSRAVTSHLWWNLLDKIAMPLQQALLVPQLYATTLLLSADIFSYVMCLTVLPGLAVTHHALKNAEIPFLFSLLAFPWMCFSLMTPRFGTSLYKHKLQWHTMGSICKCLALTFISFSTSKLLLSVSAVLLGFGQVVTAFLQELVFQMGMTRANWTAIRRPVHFTNGLLILVWGAMAHWVVVRYSFQATVGLAGALYGATTLLWNFLFFCCQGSD, encoded by the exons C GCCTTTCTGGCAACGCCCGCATACCTGTATGGCAACGTTGTGGAGTCGGACAAGGATCTGGTGCTGCGTATATGGCCCGCGATCGTCTACCAGGCCACGGGCGAGCTCTGCCGCTCGATCATGGAGCATCTGGACACAGAGTATGGGGGTCGCTCCAGGGAGACGACACAGTACCGGAGGGTTTTCCTGCTGGCCACCCTCATCGCCTGCTTGTCGCTGATGGTCAGCGGCATACTGTTCTCTTCCGCCTGGATAGTGGTCACCACCACCACGCAGGCGGTGGCCATAATCTTCTATGGATGCTTTGCAGGCATTGGCTCCAGCCTGTATCTGTGGAAGACCCATGTCATACTGGAGGCAGTGCGTCCGCGGGAGGACAAATACGTGCGCAAAACGATTCACCTGTGCGGCGAGGCCTTTTGCCAACTCTTCCTCTCGTTCGTCTTCACCAGCCTGCGCACCCTCTATGGCACCGCCCAGTCCATCGTCCTGATGTCCGCCCTGCTGGTGAACCTCATCCCCCTCAGCCTGATCATCACCAAGCACCGGGAGGATGCTTTCACAACCAAACGAATATCGGTGATCAAGGCGGAGACGGGGTTTGCCGCCCTGCCGCTGCGAGCGGCGTTGGCCGCCAACCTGGTGGCCGACCAGATGGACGGCCTGGAGACGCTCTCCTGGCGAAATCCTGCCACCGAGATGGTCGCCATGGTGGGGGGGCCCACGCCCGGGGCCGCTGTGGTGGCCGCCGCCGTCGTCGACACGCATAGCAACTATATGCTAGCCACGGACGAGGCGTATGTCACGTACGTGAATCCCAATGGCGTGGAAATCATGGAGATCATACCCGAGGAGGATGAGACGGTGTCCATGATGCGCTCCAGCAATGCCACCATCGACAACTATGGGATGTCCGTGTCCCAGATGTCACACAAGTCCCTCTCCAACGGCCGCCTCTATCCGCCGCAGTCTCCGCTCAATCCCCAcccgggcacgggcacgggcaacTCCTCTCCGCTGCCACCAAATCATGCCAATTTG CATCGCATTCGTCGAATGTCGCGGGCTGTGACCTCGCACCTGTGGTGGAATCTGCTGGACAAGATCGCCATGCCGCTGCAGCAGGCGCTGCTCGTGCCGCAGCTGTATGCCACCACCCTGCTCCTGTCCGCCGACATCTTCAGCTATGTGATGTGCCTGACCGTGTTGCCTGGACTGGCGGTGACCCATCATGCGCTCAAGAATGCCGAAATTCCATTCTTGTTCTCGCTGCTGGCCTTCCCCTGGATGTGCTTCTCGCTGATGACGCCGCGCTTCGGGACGAGCCTCTACAAGCACAAGCTCCAGTGGCACACCATGGGCAGCATCTGCAAATGCCTGGCCCTGACCT TCATCAGCTTCTCCACGTCCAAGCTGCTGCTGAGCGTCTCGGCTGTACTGCTGGGCTTTGGCCAGGTGGTCACCGCCTTTCTGCAGGAGCTTGTCTTCCAGATGGGGATGACGCGGGCCAATTGGACCGCCATCCGGCGGCCAGTGCACTTCACCAACGGCCTACTGATCCTCGTCTGGGGCGCTATGGCCCACTGGGTGGTCGTGCGGTACTCCTTCCAGGCCACAGTGGGCCTCGCCGGGGCCCTCTATGGTGCCACAACGCTGCTCTGGAACTTTCTTTTCTTCTGCTGCCAGGGCAGCGATTAA